The DNA region AACATCATTTGAAAGCAAGGTAAGGAAGACTTTACCATGTTATATAAGAAGAGGGACCTTTTTTGTCTCCATGATGATTGTGCACTTAACACATTAGAGTCTGCTGCCAGAAGGTATTGCATTCATAAGCTACGTTGTTGAAATAGAGCAAAaagtatggagttatattactgtcattagtcaagagcgcattatttcaatttgagagcatttctcactgatattacattcagatttcttgctctcacacccaaatagtcactgctcgcactcaaaaccttgctctcacactcaattttcactgctcgtgcttggatttgctctgcttgtgctcaaactttctgcttggactcagatatgttgttgtttggacagatttcctgctctcagctttgaaccttctcctcgcactcaggctgattctgctcgcttgcaaagTTTCTGCTTTCGGAtttctcctgcgcgcttggatttttttggctctaacatgaaattagccaaatccccaggaacatggttaaccaaacgaggaaaaaatacaaagtggggtcatcacatatacacatacagtctgtcatatgttgttcaatctagctatacaataaagaacatctatttgtttatggacatcaagctaggctatatgctagcgccatatgctagctagctagctaggtgcttaagttatgttattactcaccctcgtagttgtggacataacttcatacgtccctcttcaaagctttctcccgtttcctgatgggtgcaggtgaaagtgcgtcgaccattctatgcacattgttgacatatacttataataaagctaTAAACGGCGTGgggatatataaacttggttacagagcagccgccctcaacagacgttctaaagtaaaacaaacgcaccctcaaaggggcagggatcatttcattggtcaacactacagttggcattctattggttgttgacttttggcagggttataacacaaaaaaatccaagcgcgcaggagaaaCCCGAGAGCAGAAACTTTGCAAGtgagcagaatcagcctgagtgcgaggagaaggttcaaagctgagagcaggaaatctgtccaaacaacaacatatctgagtccaagcagaaagtttgagcacaagcagagcaaatccaagcacgagcagtgaatctttgagtgtgagagcaaggttttgagtgcgagcagtgactatttgggtgtgagagcaagaaatctgaacgtaatatcagtgagaaatgctctcaaattgaaataatgcccTCTTGACTAATGACAGTACCACAAGATGTCTTGAAGAAGATAATGTGATTTTGGCAGCCAACTTTTTTATCAATAAACACACCGACGGTCCTTGCTCACAGCTGACAAGACAGCTTGTGCGTTGTTAATCAAATCTGATCTAACCACGCACACAGTCCTGATGAAGCAGACAATTAAGAGTGGAAAACTCTTAATTGtcttaacaaaatattttaagtTTCCAGCATTTACCATTCCGTTGCTCCTTCCGCTCTTCAACCTTTCAGTCTCTTTCCATCCctttatttttatgttgattGCTTCTttgctctctccctccctttcttcaTTCAGAGCTCTTTCaatccctctccctctctctctgtttcttgtCTCAATCGCTTGCCTTTCACCCTCCCTCCTGCCAGATGTTGATGACCATGTCCTCCTCTCTTTGACTTGTaggcacccacacacacaggaacacgcACACAGTATCAAAACACAACTGAGTTTACATACGAACACATCtaccgacacaaacacacatacagtgcacacacacacacacacacacacacacacacacacactctctctacaGTAGGTTACTCTGTGTCAGCGTCTGTTCTCTGCTGAGAGGCTGTGGGCAGTGTGATGATGTCGAGTTACTCTGGTGATTTTCTGTTGCTGCAGAGATGCTTTCACGACAACAGACCGTGGAATACAAGCACAGAAAACCACGTACAAAAgcaacatgtcaacatgctcTCTGTTTGGAAGATTCCAGCTCTGTCCTGCAGTTGCCACGCCCCCTATACTTTGCCACTTAGTTCCATCTGTAGTTTACCACACCTGCAATCAATCTGCCTCAATCAGCCACAGACTCAAATAGGCAGCACCTGTGCACACAGCCCTTCCTTTGTTCAAAACCACATGGAGGATCTTTGATGCTGGACATGCTGTGTTTCctgctttgtgtgtgttattgccCTATGTAAGTTCCATAGTTTTACTTGGCATACTCCGAAAGAAAGTGGTGATGTCATTATAAGGCGAGTGCCTCTCCTGTATTCCGGTTTGTGCTGTTAAAGGTGCTGTCTATTGAACAGTTGCAAGTAAATAAGTTTACATTGCTTGTTTGAGTTACTTGAGATATGTGCATTGGAGTAGTTCTATTCATTGTTAGGTTAATAACAGAGcagatatgtatgtatgtatgtatgtatgtatgtatgtatgtatgtatgtttattgtGGCCTTGTTTGTGCCTTTTGTGATGCTAACTATATCCCATATCCTTCCCCCTCAGAAACCACACACTCAAACATGTAACCATACAAACCTGTAACCTGTCttcttgataatgcttggaATAAAAGAATTGTGGAATCGAAAGTGATTGGACAAGAACTGTTCTTACTGacacctccactggtctcacGCCAGCCACCCATAGCCCTCTACACCTCCTTTTCACTCtcaattatacacacacatagatcgAGACCGAGGCTCTTGACTACACCTGTATGTACTTCCTAAACACAGGCCATCGGGTAGAGTTACCCTACTTTAATAAGGACACTCTGACCGTCCTCTGGTTTTATTTTAGGTGTGGGATTcactttttgaccttttttccaCACGTCCCACCAGAGTTAGGAAGATAGAAAGGCAGGGGACAATTTGGAAAAGAGAGAAGAGCCTAGAGCATCCTACAGCACAATCTAAATCCTTACAATTAAGGGGGCATCATGCAAGATATGAAACTACTCTTATTATATGAGATCATAGGGTTCTCCACAAATGTAGtcttttgtgatttttatttaattttattactgttcaaatgtttgtatgtttgaaTGTTTTGGTTTATGTGGTAGTATTATCTTTGGGTTGTTTTGTAATATGTGTTtgtcagtggttagcactgttacTGCAGCAAAAGCAGCAAAAAGACCTGGATTTGAATCCTCCAGTCAGGCTGTGGTGGGGCCATTCTTGTGTGAAGTTCACATGTTGTCACTGTGCATGGGTTTCCTGTGGGTGCTTCAATTTCCCCCCCACAGCCCAAAGAAATGCAGGTTAGGTTTAATGGAGACTAGAATTTGCTCCTAGTTGTGTCCGATTAAGTTAATTGTATATACAACCCAAAGTCACAGATATTTAGACCAGTGACAGACAATAAGCGCTCTGTGAGCCAAATCTGGCCAACGAAAGTTGAATCTCTCCTTTACATAGTTTGCATTAGAACATATTTcacaaatctaaaatataaataacaggCTTGTGTAAATCCCAATAAACAATTTTGTCATGACATCAATTTGCTATATGTTGTAGTCCAACACAGTTAGAGACAGTTATTTTCTGCCAAATGAGTTTTACAACAACAAGCTGCTGTAATTCTGTTAGCACTCACTAGCAATAACACGTTTATAAATCTGATTTATTAGTAAAATATAAACTATATAATACTTTAAAATACTCtaagaaataaaacattgacaATATATAAGGCTGCATCTTCAACTGGCCTGTAGAATCATGTTTGCCACCCTATTGAATAATGCTGAAAAAACTGTTCAGACTACTCCAAAAAAGCCTGAAAGCTGAAAAAAGGGAGAAACGGGAGGGATCCCTTCTCCAGTGTGAGCTGGGATGAGCAAGTATAGACAATTAATGGATAGTATACTTTAATGATTTGTTAAATTGTGCTGGTTATGACATGATTTTGGTGTAAATGTTGTCTGACGTCTTGAAAGTAGCATTATACCCTGCCAATAAATTAATCTGAACTGAGCTGAATTACTAGAAAAAACGCAGTATATGCTGCATGAATAAAGTAGAGatcagagagaaataaaaaataaaaataataaaacacaacaaaaagacaaaaaaatgtgcaaGAGAAAAATGTACATGAACAGAGAACGAGAGAATGAGTGCTATGCAAATAATCACAATTTGCGCTGCAGTATGGTGTATGTGAGTTCTATGTGTTatttattagtgtgtgtgtgtacaaagcCAGTCAGATTAACATTGCATTGAATAATAAAGTCACACTAATCTGATAGCCAGTGGGAGAAAGGGaaaaaagacagagggaggaagagaataAAAGAGCGGGGGAGTAATAACACCAATCAGAGAGCATTAGCAGAGCAGAGACCATGCAGTAATTGGAGCTGTGAAGTGTGACTCATCAACAGCTAGCGagacctgagacacacacacccattgAAAACCATCAGCCACTTGTACCactctccctttttctttctgtacCGCAATCACTATTCTCTAATTAATTTACACACCTTCtttttgtgcacacacacacaaacacacatacataaccaCTTTCTCATATTTAATTTGCACAGAAAGACAATACATGCCTGGATTCTTCACATCTCAAtctatacatacagacacacatgcaatcacacacactctttctcatACTCGCACCaacacacccacatacagaaatacacacacacacacttctttccCAGCTTGACATTCTCACTGTTCTGCCAGCTACGCCACATAAGTGCTCCTTCCTGTGCTGCTCGCCCACCTGCTGCATCGCACACCATATTACTGAGAGAGAAAGCATATTTTTAACCTTTCTGAGTGAGAAACACTTAACAAAAATTGCCATTTCTCCTGTGAACGTCAATCAAAATGTCCCCTTTTTCAGCATGCATTTCCTTTCACATAGGGGAAATAGGCCTGTGCAGGTGGTGGACAGGTTGTTGTGCTTGTGATTTTTTGATATTAGTTTAGTACCAAAAGAAAGTCACATTCATGTGATTTGAGTCAATTATTCTACCAACTAAAGTAACGTTTTGATGTTGGTAAAAGAAATTTGTCccgcattataaaaaaaaaaaaatcaaaaggcaGCTCAGTATGTTACACATTATATCAACATATACGTTTACTTTATTACAAGCTAAGGTTTAGATTTACAAGTTACACTGATACTTAAGCAggccaaaaacataaaaatatgtgAATAATTAATAACCCTAGAAAGGTTGCAGAACTGTGACCACAGACTTTGTTATACCCATCATCAAATATGATGATCCATGTCCAAATATGGATTTAAGGTTTCAAAGGAAATCTCTTTGAGGAAAATAAATGTAGCTTGCACGTTATCATCACAGGCTGTGGTGAGTGCAGAGCTGGAAGTattttcctttagactgttccTTAGtctctttattggcactggggCCCATCACTTTCTGTATCCATAGGCAAAGCAGAagtgctaacatgctaacatgtgcGATCTATCAACATTCTAGCCTTAATGGCTTAACTAAAGTTTTAATTTGTACCAAGGGCCTAGTCTGGAATTCAATTCCTACTATTTTAGTAAACTTTTACttgagcttttgtaaaaatttaTAACTTTTAGTACCATTTTACTGTGTAGCTATTATGCTCCTGAGATTTGAGGTTTACTTGTCAAGGGAAGCCATACAATAGGCTTCTTGATTGATTTGGGTCTACACATGTGGAGTGACTGtttctttctgtatttctttctttattaggatccccattagcgcTAGCATAAGCATTATCTattcttcctgaagtccacacacacatacagtcaaaCACACTTATACTCACAAAACAAGCAAAACAGCTCATCTCATTGAATTTAACAAAGcacagaaaagaaacaaaaatgtcatCATTAGGCCAAACACAATATTACCAATCAATCACAATTCCTCTAGAATTcaatttgcatttatttttttacgttGGTCATAGAAATAAATAGTGATTCTCAATAAACTAATTATCTGAATGATTTTAAATTATATATGTATCCATCCTGCGCTTTCACATTTTGCCAAGGGGCAAAGAATGACAAATTTAGGGTTtttattaagatttttttctgtgatttatctacatgtgtatttgtattttggtaTTGAGCAGATGtaggaagaaaaaataaagtacagccaaaaatgtttttattacgCAACCAAACTCTTTCCTTGAAAGTTGTAAAGGTGTTATGAAATTGCCTTAGAGTATGTGTTATTAAAATGTACAGGTTTGAAAAGCCTGTGTGAAACACACTTAATCGAAATGACATGAAACCCAAAGTTGATATTTGGCCAGGGTTGACACTTTAGTAGTATATATCATTGCAGACAAATCAGCAAAACCGCCATTTAGCTTCTTTCCAGCAGTCAGTTATAAGCTCtctgaataaataaacaacattCCAAAAATCCTTCATGTTTCGGAGTTTAGTTTAACGTTTCTCTTCAATAAAAGGACGGGCACTTTCTGATGCTGCTGTCTGGTCATGGCTTTCATGTACTTGCTGCATGATGATTGAGGCTCTCATCCGGCTGCGTCTCCACAATACTCAGTTGCAAACTTTCATTTCTCTGCTCACTTTCTTccgtctcgtctcgtctttcTCTCCTGTCCGTCTTGCCCCGATTACCTCCTTTGCCCCTGTCCACTCTTTGTTCCCCATCAATGCCTTGTGCCTGATCATTAAGATGCACTCCATCACTTTGTTCCATACCATTTCCCGCCCCTGTTTTATTTGTACATCCTGGCTCAATTCTTAGTGTTCTCAGATTGACACTAGCCTTGATAAAGTAGTTCTCCAGCTCTGCCACAGGTCCCTTATCAGAGAACAAATGGTGCAGGTATGCCTGGGCGTACTGATCTGACGTGATAAGGTCCAGGTTAATGGAGGACACAGTTGCCGAGGTGGTATCCAGTCCAGAGATGCTCCTTCTTCTCCCTGTTAAGTTCAACTTAGTTCAGTTAAATGCAACTCGATTGAGAAATGCATAAGCCGTTTCCTTGGTTATTTCTAGAAAGTCTACCTGTCTCTGTCTTGATAGCGGATAGAGGGATGGTCACACtctttcctgtctctctgtctgtcacagTGAGTCCCGTCATGGATCCCTCCTCTGGCACCTCGCTGGAGGGGTCACATGATGACAGACCCCCTCGACATTTCACGACACACACTGAATTAGACTTATAACGCCTATAATGAAGAGATGGGGGGATGACAGGATAGAATTGGGAAAGAACAGACAATTTATAAATGCATTCATTAATTTAGACAGAAACCTGGATTCATCATTGCAACATTACAGTGATGAGATGTTGCAAGCTTAATGGGCGAGGGCCtgtctggtggttgatgaagaAATTGTAATGTTTTggctttcatgtttttttcacatgctgttgatTCTGTCATGATTTCAGCTATTGCCTGTCTGActggatattttttttactgtacgCAGCAACTCTAAATTGTAAGCTGAAGGTTTAGGGCTAGACTTTTATGACAGTCTGAagtgctttttgtgtgtttttcctgtCAAATTTGGTGCAGGCTGAAGCGCTTGACTCCTGTCAGTATGCTTTATTAGGCTCctgctctgtgtgtttgctgtctGACAACATGGTCTCAAAATCTTCAGTGTTTGTAGTTGACCGTATGCTGTGTAGTACACTTCCTGCATAGGTTGTCCACCTACAGTCTCCAGCTCTACCAATCATAATCAGTTAAATTAGACTCCATGGCACGGTGAATGGCTCACGCAACTGTATTTTTTGCTGGCCAAAGatgtttaattattaaaaataataatgcactgctactactattatttctagtcctagttctattacttttattgtaaatataattgccactgttcatcataccaactgctataattattatgaatcatatttctatcatatttctgtatatatgtatctgtgtctctgtgtcacacccggcagcggcagatggccgcccaccaagagcctggttcTGACGGAGGTTTCTGCCCGTTTAAagaaagtttttcctcgccactgccGCAAcaaatgcatgctcttggggggGGAATAGTTGCGTATTTATAAATTACAGAGtgcggtctagacctactctatctgtaaagtgtcctgagataatttatgttgtgatttgacactataaataaaattgaatttaattggTTGATTGGTAGATTGCTGCCACTAATGTATTACCTGTAAGCAGGTATGATCTGGGTGAGGTCTTCCTTGTATTGATCCAGTGCAGCCCTTGCAGCCAGCGGCTCAGCCTGGCCCTCGAAACCAGCCAGATGAACCAACATCTGGGTGTGAAATGCTGCTCCACTGGCCCAGTGCCTCAGAGACCTGGAGGAACAGATAGTGTAAG from Perca flavescens isolate YP-PL-M2 chromosome 17, PFLA_1.0, whole genome shotgun sequence includes:
- the LOC114572100 gene encoding uncharacterized protein LOC114572100 isoform X1: MGQLFSSEEELSQVKDAIGSLLYNAMLEGGAVPVLGVVHPLLLANHDESLDSQAASLQEQLQQLQGDIGKRAPTYLKDLIGRLASFSDEPRLAGLVGLVVTMVMDMAYSSSSSGVKGKSAGSSSCQQRVWELQEVMEEYLKRCRINLSDKSRLIQDSIRLEAQLSLTLTQLKTCLLGGDCDSRSLRHWASGAAFHTQMLVHLAGFEGQAEPLAARAALDQYKEDLTQIIPAYRRYKSNSVCVVKCRGGLSSCDPSSEVPEEGSMTGLTVTDRETGKSVTIPLSAIKTETGRRRSISGLDTTSATVSSINLDLITSDQYAQAYLHHLFSDKGPVAELENYFIKASVNLRTLRIEPGCTNKTGAGNGMEQSDGVHLNDQAQGIDGEQRVDRGKGGNRGKTDRRERRDETEESEQRNESLQLSIVETQPDESLNHHAAST
- the LOC114572100 gene encoding uncharacterized protein LOC114572100 isoform X2, whose product is MGQLFSSEEELSQVKDAIGSLLYNAMLEGGAVPVLGVVHPLLLANHDESLDSQAASLQEQLQQLQGDIGKRAPTYLKDLIGRLASFSDEPRLAGLVGLVVTMVMDMAYSSSSSGVKGKSAGSSSCQRVWELQEVMEEYLKRCRINLSDKSRLIQDSIRLEAQLSLTLTQLKTCLLGGDCDSRSLRHWASGAAFHTQMLVHLAGFEGQAEPLAARAALDQYKEDLTQIIPAYRRYKSNSVCVVKCRGGLSSCDPSSEVPEEGSMTGLTVTDRETGKSVTIPLSAIKTETGRRRSISGLDTTSATVSSINLDLITSDQYAQAYLHHLFSDKGPVAELENYFIKASVNLRTLRIEPGCTNKTGAGNGMEQSDGVHLNDQAQGIDGEQRVDRGKGGNRGKTDRRERRDETEESEQRNESLQLSIVETQPDESLNHHAAST